From Lycium ferocissimum isolate CSIRO_LF1 chromosome 12, AGI_CSIRO_Lferr_CH_V1, whole genome shotgun sequence, one genomic window encodes:
- the LOC132040491 gene encoding stellacyanin-like — MDKVMRMVVVGALAIATLLQVTTAQTVHVVGEATAWTIPVSGSVVYTTWASKNTFKVGDTLVFNFATSRHDVQEVAKASFEECNTKNVIGNSITTGPANVTLESPGEHYYICTVGKHCLAGQKLAITVSATSNAPRPSSSSSTVVFASFLLSLSSIAWAIFI; from the exons ATGGACAAAGTTATGCGCATGGTTGTTGTTGGTGCTTTAGCCATTGCAACTTTGCTACAAGTCACAACAGCACAAACAGTGCATGTTGTTGGGGAAGCTACAGCTTGGACTATACCAGTCAGTGGCTCTGTAGTTTACACAACCTGGGCCTCTAAAAATACCTTCAAAGTTGGCGACACCCTAG TTTTCAATTTTGCCACCAGCAGACATGACGTGCAAGAAGTAGCAAAAGCCTCATTTGAAGAGTGCAATACCAAGAATGTTATAGGCAACTCTATCACAACAGGGCCAGCAAATGTTACACTTGAATCTCCTGGTGAACATTATTACATTTGCACAGTTGGGAAGCACTGTCTAGCTGGTCAGAAACTGGCTATTACAGTTTCAGCCACCTCCAATGCTCCacgtccttcttcttcttcctcgacGGTCGTGTTCGCCAGTTTTCTGCTCAGTTTATCTTCCATTGCATGGGCCATTTTTATTTAA